From Salvelinus fontinalis isolate EN_2023a unplaced genomic scaffold, ASM2944872v1 scaffold_0526, whole genome shotgun sequence, the proteins below share one genomic window:
- the LOC129846406 gene encoding pulmonary surfactant-associated protein D-like, protein MAMSRPLTLGLCVLSLLVLPGQTEKCECQGPIGYPGPRGPAGPPGPSGTSGPPGTVGPPGPSGTDGRPGPSGGMPGLPGPPGKRGLPGLPGSYELPAIDGRNVPGPPGPPGPPGPAGATDLDLEPLQDSLIKLELAVNYDFTRRVDKKYFVSHKRAGSFDDAVRFCTKRGLVLALPKNEEENTALTQVFEGALKNAWLNVDNSKEGKFQVDLKGHPLTFSKWADGEPKVPNGGRSCTMLTESGAWRVTYECSFNAYIVCEI, encoded by the exons ATGGCGATGAGCAGACCTCTGACTTTGGGGCTCTGTGTTCTCTCCCTGCTGGTTCTGCCAGGCCAGACGGAGAAGTGTGAATGCCAGGGTCCTATAGGGTATCCTGGCCCTCGTGGGCCTGCTGGCCCTCCTGGCCCTTCTGGGACTAGTGGCCCTCCTGGGACTGTTGGCCCTCCTGGGCCTTCTGGGACTGATGGCCGTCCTGGGCCTTCTGGAG GCATGCCTGGACTTCCTGGTCCACCTGGAAAGAGAG GTCTCCCTGGACTTCCTGGATCTTATGAACTTCCTGCTATAGATGGACGTAATGTCCCTGGACCTCCTGGTCCGCCTGGACCCCCGGGCCCTGCAGGAGCTACTG ACTTAGACCTGGAACCCCTGCAAGACAGCTTGATCAAACTGGAGCTGG CCGTAAACTATGACTTCACCAGAAGAGTTGACAAGAAGTACTTTGTGTCACACAAGAGAGCGGGTTCTTTTGACGATGCTGTTCGGTTCTGTACCAAGAGGGGCTTGGTGTTGGCTTTGCCGAAGAACGAggaggaaaacactgctctcACTCAGGTCTTTGAAGGGGCTCTGAAGAACGCATGGCTCAATGTTGACAACAGTAAAGAGGGGAAGTTTCAGGTGGATTTGAAAGGCCATCCCCtcaccttttccaaatgggcagaTGGGGAACCAAAAGTGCccaatgggggtagaagctgtacaaTGTTGACAGAGTCAGGTGCATGGCGGGTGACATATGAGTGCTCCTTCAATGCCTATATCGTGTGTGAGATATAG